The genomic window TCAGCGCTTGTGTGGGCCCAGCCCTCTGGTCACCCCCGTGGGTAACCCCAGGGGAAGTAGTCACATGATGTGGCACTTCTCAGCTGATTGCTTGAGGTCCCCCAATGTGCTGTGGGCCTTGTCCTTGAGTGAGCCGAGGTCCAAGCCAGGGAGGCTGGCCAGCTGCCCAAGGACCGaggccctctcctcctcctcctctgtgtccTCCTCAATCATCTTGGCCAGCTCCCGGGGCAGCTCCACATCTCCACCTGCCATCTGGATCTGGCTCTCGTCTGTCTCGTTCtgaagggaagagggaaaggggTGCGATGGGGTTGCAGGTCTGTGGGGACTCAGAGTTGAGGGGCAAGGAGGAGCCTGGACTGTGTTCCAGGCCCCAGGATTCTGGAACTCCAGGTTCCAGTGAACTCAGCCCCCCTTCTCCATACCAGAATCAAGCTTTTGACGCTTGGATATGGAGACCTTGCCCTTTCACACGGCCTGACTTCACCCTGAGATACTGAAGGTGAGACACTAGCGCAGTGAGTAATGACAACATAAAAATACTTCGGAGTCAGACTGAGTCAGCTAAGTTGTGTGTTGACTGTCATTAACTACACTGAAGAATGTTACCCATCACAGTGATGGATTCCATTCATCCAACACCTATCACATGGCTGACACTGAGCTGAGTGCTTTTAATGCTCACAACACCACTGTGAGGTAGgtgttattttctccattttacaaataaggaaattgaggctcagataACTttagtaatttgcccaaagtcacagcaCTAGGAAGTGGGGGAGCTAAATGTAAACCTGTATCCCTCATTCCAACGTCTGTGTCCTCTTTGCACAGCACCTACCTACTGATGTTCATTGCACTTCCCTGTCCCTTTGGGGGCTCTTTGGCTTTCCACTTTATGTCCTACTCAGTTACAGCCAAGTCTTCTCTCTCCTAGGGGACTCAGAGTTCTCTGATGGCAGAGTTGTTTCTCTTATACCCTTAGTGCAAGCATTTGAGGAATGATCCATTCCTAGCTGAGTTTGAGTCTTCCTTTGAGAGATTTTCAAAAGACTAGTGCCCTGTGGGAAATCAGAGGCAGCCAGGGGCTCAGTAAACATGTACTGAATGAGTGAATATGACGTTCACATATCTAATCCTCCAATTCAAGTGGAAGATCAAGTTCAGGTGTAGCCTGTGCTTCCTTTTCTCCTCAGAGTCTAGCTTCTGGGCAGGGGGAGTGGCCTGTGCCTCAGTTCCCTCCTTAGGCAACAGGAACAGAACTCTTACATGATCATCTGATGCTGCAGAGCCTAGAGGAGACATCCTCCTAGCTACTTGGGCAATCAAGGGGGTACTTTACTATCTGCAGACAGACTTCATACTTTGGAAGGAACCAGGGGTCTGGGAGCAAGTGCAGGCTCAGCATGTACGGGCTTGATCTCTTTTCCCACTCCCATCACTCTCTGGCTGTGTATGACCATAGCCAAGTcccttaatctctctgagcctcagtttccttatctgtagatGTGGGTAGTAGCTACCTGGCAGAGTTACTGAAGGGTTAGGTAAGGGCATGAAGATCAAGCACACAGAAGGTGCTGCCTTCTCTCTGTCCACCTCCCTCCCTGGGTGTTTAGAAGTGCCAAGAGATTTTACCCCTGAGGTAGAATCTACTGCCTTCCAACTCTTCATCTGCCTAGGCCTGACTCTGGGTTGGGTGAGTGGGGGTTGGAGGAGAGAAGGGGCCTGGATTGACTCCAGAAACACAAACCCATCTGGACTGGGCTACCTGTCAGCATCAAGCCCTGGCCCTTGGCAGGCACTAATTAACCGTGAATGAGTGAAGGAGTGAGAGAATCGTTAATTTAATCAAACACTCCTTGAGCGTTGCAGTGCCAGGAGTACGGCAAAGGGGTCCGGAGCCCACAGCTCGGGGTCCCGGATGTGTCTTGCAGCCCAGGGTCCTAAGCTTACCTTGGGCAGCCGATATTTGTCTCGGAAGTGGCTCCGCAGCGTGGCCCGCTCTGCCTTCCTCTGCGTGAACTGCGCGTCCCGCTCCATCCTGTGGGGGCACCGGGGGCGGAATCACCGCCGGGGCTGAGAAAATGGGCGGGGCCTGCGAGGAAGGCGGCGGGAAGGGTCTCTATGTCCTAGCCGAAGTTTACTTGGCTCCCACCCGCGCCGGCCGGTATGTTGGGTGCTCTGACCAGCCAAGATCAATCTTCACTGTCTCTCCCTGGTATCACAGTGCCCTTTATTGCCTCCACACACGTCGCCCGATGCAGCTATCAGGGCACGTCTGTCTGGCTTTCCGGACCCTAACATAGGTGGCATCTGACTCggtctgtcttttctttttctgacaggTTGTGTCAGTGTGGGGAAAAGTATTTGGGACAGACACGGGTTCGCATCCTGGCTCAGCTACCACTTTTTGTCTTTGAGTAAATCATTTATTTTCCcgttttgtaaaatgaggataagatTTTGCAGCTCACAAAACTGTTATCatgattaagtgaaataatagctaacatttaatgGTTTGCCATGTGCCAGGTGTCTTGCTAAGGGGTTTATGTGCATTAAGTATTAACCCTCATAAACATATACGGCATGTTTTATCACCACccacattttacagaagaagaaactgaggcacagaaaggttaaggaaCTTGCCTAGGGTCACCCAGCAAAAAAGAAGCGAAGCCAGGATCTGACCCAAGCAGCCTAGTGTGGAGCTGAGCCCCTAACTCCACTCCAGGTACATCTCTGTCCCAGCATTGTCCGCACACAAGAGTGCCCTCATCTCAGGATCTGTCTCCATGACTGATTCTCCCTCAGCTGCAGCgcttttctctgagcctcaggctgAGAGGAGCTCCAGTTGGAAGACACAGACGGCTGAGACCAGATCGGATTAAGGGATTACTTGTTTCGTCAGAAATGCACGTGCCCCCACATCGTCTCAGGCCCCTGTcgcccctgcccccactccctctgGGCCCAAATGTAAAAGTGGAGCGGGGTTCTAGGTTAGACATGGGGTGGCTCTGGGGACAGGCTAGAGGGCCCGGCCCTTACCTAGTCTGGAAAAGTAGGGGAGGGGCTCGGGGTCTGAGACTGCCCTAAGGGTGGGCCGGGGGCCTcttgggggatggggagggccaTTGGAGCCAGGAAGGGATGCCACTCACTTCTCTTCCACCAGTTGCTTCTGATACTCCTCATACTCCTCTCGGCTCATGCCCTGCGCTTCGGCGGCCGACTTGTCCCCGTCCCCCTTGTCCTCGCCGCCCCCCAGGCTCCCAGTGAGGTTCTTCAGCTGGCCGCCCACCATGGTCTTCACCATGAACGCCATGGTCTTCGCTGACCCGGGCACCGGGCGCCGGTTACCACGCGGCGGGCACCCAGGCACGTCCGCTCCTACTTCAGCACTAGGTCTCAGGGACAGCTCCCGCCGCAGGCAGGCGCCCCACGCTCTGCACCGCCCACCGCCCGCCCCTGCCCGGGCCCGCCTCCATAGCCCCAAACCCCTCCTCACAGGGGGCGGGGGGCATGCACGGGGCTGAGCAGACTGGACCACGTGTCCGCGCCTCACTCCCGCCTCCCCAACGTGCCTCCTTCCATGCCAAGCTCCGCTGGGCACTGCTGACAACGGATTGGGGCTGCCGTTAAAGGGGGGGGGGGGTCGCTCCCCAGGGGAATGACTTGTGCTTTTATGCGCCCCAGAACCCTGCTATCCCTACTTCCTTCTCCCCCGGATGGCTGATAACCAGGATTTCAGCTGGGAGGTGTGAGTAGCCCTGGGCTCTGCCCCAACCTTCTTTCCAACCTGCCGCCCTAGCAGCTGCCCAAAGagcttgatgctgagaaagggagggagaccAGAGAGTGGGGAATCCCAATTATGGCTCCATTGGTTGCCTCTCAGAGTTCTCGGTCACGCGCCTGCCCTGCTGACCCCTGGAGCtccagggagaagggagagagttGTTCATTGGTGATGCTGGCTGGGCTGGACCAGGAAGGGCACTTGGAGGCACCCTTCCTTGTTTTGGGTGAATTTGGGGACAGAATTATACACATTAGTGATGCCATCTCCCACCATAGTCCTGAGTTCAGGCCTATGGGGTATCTGGTTTTTTGGCAGTCAAGCCAGCCCTGGGCCTCCTTGCCTGCTTGGAGCCCACTCCCAGTGACCATCTGGAAGAAGTTGAAGTCTTCAGAGATTAAGGTGATACTGGAAGGTAAATGAGCACATCAAAGCATGGGAAGCGAGAAATTGCCTTTAATAAGGGTGGATGTCCCCAAAAGCTAAGGTGTGGGTAGGAGCTAGGTACCCAGAGGCAGAAGACACCAGCCAAACCCTCTACCCCCAGGTACATGTTGACTTCCTAGTGATGAGAAGTGGACATTTCATCAGGGCTTTGAAGGAGGTCACGCCTGTATGCTGGGGGAGAAGGGCTGCCTCCGAAGAGCCCCCAAGACCCTAGGGATTTGTGGTGTAGAACTCAGAGGAAGGCTGCATGTGGACAAATAGTCCTGAAGGCCCTTGTCCAGCTTCTGCTTGCTGCCAGGGAGAGAAGACAGTCACTTGGGCTTCTCCCTTCTGGGTTCTTGAGACCAGGATCTTTATATTTACTGCACTCACCACCCTACACTCCCTGGACCACAGCACCCCCTGCTCTGAGAACTTCTATGACACCTTGGTCTGCTCCATCAGTACCACACTTTCTTCCTGGTATTCAAATTCTGTCCAAGTGGCTCCAGCCTTATGACTACCATCACACTCCTGTGTAACATAAGCCTGTCATCATTTCCACCCTCATACCTTTGCTGTTCTGCACAGCTGCAGGCCATCTCCTCTCCCATTCTGCTTTTGAAATTCAGCATACTCCACTCCTCCTCCAGGACCATCACAGCCTGCACTGATTCCTTGTCTTGAAAAACCACCGACAAGGACTGCCCCATTTCTGAGCTCCTTAGCACATCTTACATCTCTAAATGTCTTACTCGTTTACAAACATTCATCAAGCATAAACTGTGACATGCCCCCAAACTTTTAAATTCTCTTTGCCCAGTTTCACAAACATTTAGCTCTAGCAGTACCGAACTTGCCACtttttctccaaaatatatattttttttcatgcttCCACGTCTTTTCTCATGATGTTTCCTCTACATCAATGCTTTTACTTATCTTGTTGGGCTTGAAACATTCCTAGTTGCCTTGATGATCCATATGAAATATCCCTTCCATGTGATTACCTGATCTCCCCAAGCTGGCTCTAGTGCTTTTTCAAGCACTTTTTAAGCCCCTGAGCTTCCTGCTATCATGGCCCTGATCACAAAGGATGTGACTGTTAGTTACTTGTCAGTTTCTCACATTAGAGAGTGAATTCTGTGAAGAGAGGACTCAGATGGGaccagcagctgagcaggtagtcCACATCTCTATGGAAAAAATGGGCCCTAACTTGGGCAGTGCTCCTTGCCAGCTGGTAAGTCATGTGGATCTCCCCACTGGAATCTTAGTATCCCCTCTCTCAAACTGAATCTCTGTGGTC from Bos taurus isolate L1 Dominette 01449 registration number 42190680 breed Hereford chromosome 21, ARS-UCD2.0, whole genome shotgun sequence includes these protein-coding regions:
- the CPLX3 gene encoding complexin-3, which codes for MAFMVKTMVGGQLKNLTGSLGGGEDKGDGDKSAAEAQGMSREEYEEYQKQLVEEKMERDAQFTQRKAERATLRSHFRDKYRLPKNETDESQIQMAGGDVELPRELAKMIEEDTEEEEERASVLGQLASLPGLDLGSLKDKAHSTLGDLKQSAEKCHIM